One stretch of Tenacibaculum sp. MAR_2010_89 DNA includes these proteins:
- a CDS encoding ABC transporter ATP-binding protein, translating into MLHIKNLSISFKTNEILNKVSFSIYKNEILGIVGESGSGKSISSLAIMGLLTKNATVSGEVLFENRNLLSLKENEFQKIRGKEIAMIFQEPMSSLNPTLSCGFQVAEILHQHNSFTNKEIKQEVIKLFKKVKLPRPEQLYNSYPHEISGGQKQRVMIAMAIACKPKVLIADEPTTALDVTVQKEIILLLKELQEEHKMSIIFISHDLALVSEIADKVVVMYKGNIVEKGTASSVFLNPKENYTKALIKSKPTIDKRLKKLPTISDFINGTVKNTVYTNEERELFHQKIYNQTPLLEIIDLKKEFITNGSWFSKKNKVVAVNSVSFKIYEGETLGLVGESGCGKTTLGRTILQLEKITSGQIIYKGDDITKLSKNNLKSIRKEIQIIFQDPFSSLNPRITVGKAIIEPMIVHNILTSNKERKEYVLNLLKKVGLEADHFYRYPHEFSGGQRQRIGIARTIALQPKLIICDESVSALDVSVQAQVLNLLNQLKSEFNFTYIFISHDLSIVKYMADQLVVMNKGLIEEINDADIIYNNPKTTYTKTLIEAIPKGL; encoded by the coding sequence ATGCTACATATTAAAAATTTATCTATTTCTTTTAAAACAAATGAAATTTTAAACAAAGTTTCATTTTCAATATATAAAAATGAAATTTTAGGTATTGTTGGAGAAAGTGGTAGTGGAAAATCTATTAGTTCACTAGCTATTATGGGTTTATTAACTAAAAACGCTACAGTTTCAGGAGAGGTTCTTTTTGAAAACAGAAACCTACTATCTCTTAAAGAAAATGAATTTCAAAAAATTAGGGGAAAGGAAATCGCTATGATTTTTCAAGAACCCATGAGTTCTTTAAACCCAACTTTATCTTGTGGTTTTCAAGTAGCAGAAATTTTACACCAACATAATTCTTTTACCAATAAAGAAATTAAGCAAGAAGTAATTAAATTATTCAAAAAAGTAAAACTACCAAGGCCAGAACAATTATATAATTCATATCCTCATGAAATTAGCGGAGGGCAAAAGCAACGAGTTATGATAGCCATGGCAATAGCATGTAAACCTAAAGTTTTAATTGCTGATGAACCTACAACAGCTCTTGATGTTACTGTTCAAAAAGAAATTATTTTACTATTAAAAGAACTTCAAGAAGAACATAAAATGAGCATTATTTTTATTTCTCATGATTTAGCTTTGGTTTCAGAAATTGCAGATAAGGTTGTTGTTATGTATAAAGGGAACATTGTTGAAAAAGGAACTGCTTCATCTGTTTTTTTAAACCCAAAAGAAAACTACACAAAAGCATTAATAAAATCAAAACCAACTATAGATAAACGGCTAAAAAAACTACCTACTATTAGTGATTTTATCAATGGTACTGTTAAAAACACAGTGTATACTAATGAAGAACGAGAGTTATTTCATCAAAAAATATACAATCAAACTCCTTTATTAGAAATAATTGATTTAAAAAAAGAATTCATTACTAATGGCTCATGGTTCTCTAAGAAAAATAAAGTTGTAGCAGTAAATTCAGTTTCATTTAAAATCTATGAAGGAGAAACCTTAGGTTTAGTAGGAGAAAGTGGTTGTGGAAAAACAACCTTAGGTAGAACAATTTTACAACTAGAAAAAATAACTTCTGGACAAATAATTTACAAAGGAGATGATATTACCAAACTTTCAAAAAACAACTTAAAAAGTATAAGAAAAGAAATTCAAATTATATTTCAAGATCCTTTTTCTTCTTTAAACCCCAGAATTACTGTTGGAAAAGCTATTATAGAACCTATGATAGTTCATAATATTTTAACATCTAATAAGGAGCGTAAAGAATATGTTTTAAATCTTCTTAAAAAAGTAGGTTTAGAAGCCGATCATTTTTATCGTTATCCTCATGAATTTTCTGGAGGTCAACGTCAAAGAATTGGAATTGCTCGCACTATCGCTTTACAACCCAAACTTATTATTTGTGATGAATCTGTATCTGCTTTAGATGTATCTGTTCAAGCACAAGTTCTTAATTTATTAAATCAATTAAAATCAGAATTTAATTTTACATATATCTTTATTTCTCATGATTTATCAATTGTAAAATATATGGCCGATCAATTAGTTGTAATGAATAAAGGGCTTATTGAAGAAATAAATGATGCCGATATTATTTACAACAACCCTAAAACAACGTATACAAAAACGTTAATTGAAGCAATTCCAAAAGGGTTATAA